The following coding sequences lie in one Pectobacterium sp. A5351 genomic window:
- a CDS encoding ABC transporter permease gives MSEILQQYWQPLLWSDGYRLTGLAMTLWLLISSVIIGGLMALPLAIARVSPRRRFSFPVWLFTYIFRGTPLYVQLLVFYSGVYSLEIVRGTDLLNAFFRSGLNCAILALALNTCAYTTEIFVGAIRAVPHGEIEAARAYGFSRFKQYRCIILPGALRIALPAYSNEVILMLHSTALAFTVTVPDILKIARDINAATYQPFYAFGIAAVIYLAISFVLIGLFRRAERRWLRHLYTRSSH, from the coding sequence ATGAGTGAGATCCTGCAACAATATTGGCAGCCGCTACTGTGGAGCGATGGTTACCGTCTGACCGGGCTGGCGATGACGCTCTGGCTGCTCATTTCTTCGGTGATCATCGGTGGGCTGATGGCGTTGCCGCTGGCGATTGCCCGGGTGTCGCCGCGACGCCGATTCAGTTTTCCGGTATGGCTATTTACTTATATATTCCGCGGTACGCCGCTCTATGTGCAGCTTCTGGTGTTCTATTCCGGCGTGTATAGCCTGGAGATTGTGCGCGGTACCGACCTGCTGAATGCCTTTTTTCGCAGCGGACTAAACTGTGCCATTTTGGCGCTGGCGCTCAATACCTGTGCGTATACGACAGAGATTTTCGTAGGCGCCATCCGCGCGGTGCCGCATGGGGAAATTGAAGCGGCCAGAGCATACGGCTTCTCTCGCTTTAAGCAGTATCGCTGCATTATTTTGCCGGGGGCGCTGCGTATTGCGCTGCCTGCCTACAGCAACGAAGTGATTCTGATGCTGCATTCGACGGCGCTGGCCTTTACCGTGACCGTACCGGATATTCTGAAGATTGCCCGTGATATCAACGCCGCAACCTACCAGCCGTTTTATGCATTTGGTATCGCTGCGGTTATCTATCTGGCGATCTCGTTTGTGTTAATCGGGCTGTTCAGAAGAGCGGAACGGCGCTGGTTACGTCATCTTTATACCCGTTCATCCCATTAA